Below is a window of Lagenorhynchus albirostris chromosome 11, mLagAlb1.1, whole genome shotgun sequence DNA.
CCTGATCTCCCATCAGCCTGGCCAGGTCAGTCACCTGTCTTTAGAGATGGGGTCAGGGGCACGAGTCGGGGTGAGGGCAGGACAGAAGCCAGCCCTTGCTGGAGAGGAGGGTTTCTCAACTTCAGCTTCACTGACATTTTGGGCCGGAGCATTTTCTGTGGTGGgatctgtcctgtgcattgtaggatatttagcaacatccctggcctcagCCCCCTAGCTGCTGGTAGCACCCCTCCCTGCTGGGTTGTGACCACAAAAATAGTCTCTAGATGTTGCCAACTGTCCCCTGCAGGGCAAAATTGCCCCCAGATTGAGAAGTGCGGATCTGGAGTCTAGACGCTGCCTAATTCTGCACAGCGGAGCAATCCTGCCACGCGTGCAGGGTGGGGAGGTCGAGAGGGAAAGATGAGGCACTGAGGGGGCGTGAAACTCAGCAGATGCTGGACGGGCCCCAGACTCCTGGGCTCATCATCTGGATCAATAACCCTCTATCTGCTGCCTGCCTCTGGGCTAACGAGAAAGGTGAAACAAAGATGAGCTTAGGAAAAACCTCTAAAAGTATATAAAAACGTTTATTCATTGGAAAACTAGGAAACTGGCAAATGTATATTCCAAGGAAAGCAGCTCAACTCAGTTCAGTTACGCTAGTTTAAGAGCAAAGCCGTCTGTTACAAAGACcatttatgcattaaaaaaacaaggaGACAGGCAAACAAGTATTTTACAAGGGGAACGGAATTCAAGGTCACTCCACAAGACACCAGCACAGCAGGGTTGGGAACAGGCAAGGCTGCCCCTAGGACCTGTGCCTGTGAGCAGATGCTCGGCGGCGGATGGGGGTGGTTTTCTTGGGTGTCTCATCTTCTGTCATCTCTGCTAACGGTTCTATTCAAAGAATTGGGGGAATAAGAAAAAGCTGAGTCACAAAGATGGTGAAACATAGGTCTCAGAGAACAAATGGGACAGTCCCAGGCCACACTGCACAGGGAGGAAGAGGACCTTGGGGGCAGGGGGCCTATGCAGCAGGACCCCATCAAAGCcagcctcccccccacccccccgagcTATGCTTCTTCTGGGCTCGGTGTGGAAGGAAGCACCGTACCTTCCTCGCTGGACTCATCACTTGAGAAGACGATTCTGAGTTTCTTTCTTGAAACTTGCCGCTGGGTGTCTGGATGCCATCGGGTAGTACGGCGGGGCTCAGGTGTGACAAAGTCACTGTGTGACGCTGCAGAAGCCAGATGCCGGTGTCTAGAGACTAGAAAAGGCAGAGGCATGAGtccaaaaaggaaagacaaaaggaACCTCTATCTGAGAGGAGGGCCCCGCCTGGTCTGTCCCGCGAGGGGCTGCCTCACGTACCAGCAGGCTGTTTCCTGGCTGATGGGGCTCTCTGGCTACCCGCTTGGCCAATCTCAAGTTCCTCTATTGCATCCAAACCTCTGGTGTGACAGGCCCGAAGCTTCTGCTCGAATTCATCTATTACAGCCTGGAGGCAAAAAGAGGTGAAAAGCAGGCCTGGAAATATAGTTATTTCtatgattaaaaagaaacaagttggggcttccctggtggtgcagtggttgagagtccgcctgccgatgcaggggacacggcttcatgccccggtccgggaagatcccacatgccgtggaatggctgggcccgtgagccatggccgctgagcctgtgcgtccgcaacgggagaggccacaacagtgagaggcccgcgtaccgcaaaaaaaaaaaaaaaaaaaaaaaaaagaatctgcctgccaatgcaggggacagggttcaagccctggtacggaagatcccacatgccgcggaacaactaagtccatgtgccacaactactgagtctgcactctagagcctgtgagccacaactactgagcctgtgtgccacaactactgaagcccgcacacctagagcccaggttccgcaacaagagaagccaccgcaatgagaagcccacgcactgcaacgaagagcagcccccgcacgccgcaactagagaaagcccacgcacagcaacgaagacccaacgcagccgaaaaaaaaaaaaaaaaaaaacaagtccgtgaaaagacatggaggaaccttaaacgCATATCACTGGATGAAAGAACACAACTGAGAAAAGCATATACCGTGTGGGTGCGATGATATGACACCCTGCGAAAGGCGAAGCTGTGGCAACAGTAAAAAGACCAGTGGCTGCCAGGGCTTCGGGGAGGTGGGGTGAACAGGGGAGCAGAGGATGCTCAGAGCAGGGAATCTACTCTGAATGTCGCACAGCAGTGGGCACAGGTCACAATACATTCTAAACCCTCAGCGCGCACATCACCGAAAGTGAACCCTCCTGGAAACCACGCTCTCTGGGCGATGGTGATGTGTCCAGGCAGGTTCATGGATGTCCTGCTCTAGCCTCTGGCGGGGATGCGGGTAACTGGGGAGGCTGTGAGGCTGTGcctgcctgggggcagggggcacatGGGGGAACTCTATATTTTACTCAATTTTGCTTTGAACCTGAAACTGCCCTCAGTAAAGtctactaaagaaaagaaaaaagagaaacaaagaatcagGAATTGGAGACAGAAAGATCTGGTCTCAGGTCACTCTGGTTACTTGGTTGCAATCAGCTGGGGCTAAGTCAGAAATCCAGAGCCTCAGAACAGCGGAATGAACTGCGGCTGGAATGCGGGCGGGCACCGCTCACCTTGCCCTCGGGCTTGGCTCCACGCCGCAACTTGCCCACAGCGGACAAAAAGGCGCTGAAGATGGACTCGTCTGACAGTTTATCTCCAAAGCAGTCAAAGTTTTCCAGCATCTTGCGGAGACCCCGCTCTGTGAGGGGCAGCTGTGACACGCAGTAGGCCAGGTCCCGGTACTGGCGCTCGGTCCTGCGGGCGGGATGGCTCTGTGAGGAGCAGTGGGACCCAGGAGGGAAAGGCCTCCTTCCTCATCAGCCTCCCACAGCCCCGGGGAGGCCCCTGGGTGGGAGGGTTCTTTCCCTCTCGCCACAAAGAGCCCTCAAGGCAGGCAGCGTACTGGGCCGTGCGGAACCGCTGACACAGCTTCTCCACCAGGCTCTCGGTCTGCTTGTCCTTGGTGATGTAGCAAAGGAGCTGCCTGCAGGAGGGGAGATGCGGATGTGCCGTCTCTGGGGGCAGCTCCGAACCCACCCACTGCCAACACCAACCCCATACCCTCCCCAGCACCAGCCTTCTGTCATCCTCCTGACTCCGTAGCAGGCTCTTCTCTGCCGCAGCCCATGCCCGGGCCTGTACCTCCTGCCCTCTCTCACGCCTCAGGGAAGGGCCCACCCCACCCTCCTGAGGAATTTCACTGTGACGCAATTTATAACAAAAGCAGCTGCTGTCCAGTGTCAGGACTTTTGCCTTATTGAATCTTTTCAAGAACTAATAAAGGGGAAGTATTTCTGGCCTCATTTTACACAGGAggaacaggcacagagaggtggttATTGCTGAAGTCCACAGGCTAAAGAGTAGCAGAGCCAGAAATCACATACAGGTTTGTCTGATTCCTAAGGCTGCTCTACAATGGAAAACGTGCCCCAAGGCCCAGGGAACTGTACTTCATGATGGTGTGGAAAGGCTCCTCCTCCACTCCTCCCTCAGGGGCTGACAGGCGGCTGATGATATCTGGAAGGAGGTTATAGATCGCATTGCcctgtgtgagagagagagtcaTATCAAAGAGACGAGGTGACCTGCATGTTCCCCCGGCAGCAAGCTCTAAGCTCCCCCCCACCTCTCACCTTGTGGGAGAGCTCGTTGAAGAAGTTCTTGGCCAGGGCAGCGATCTGAGGGGCAGGGTCGATGAGCAGCACGGCCATCTCGCTCACCTGCCCCTTCACCTTCACCATGTCCTTCAGGATCAGGTGGGTCATCACCAGCCCGGCTGTTTTCCGCACTTGCTGAGCGGGGTCCCGGAGACTAAGAATGAAATCCGAGTCATTAGGACCAAGACCATGGGCTAAAGCTGACGCTGGCAGACAGGCCCTCAGTAGGACTCTATGGCCTCTTCCTAGTGCCATTCTAGAAGCAGTTAGGGGATGTTTAGAGTTGAAAGCTGGGTTTGGGGAAAGAGGCCAAGGCTGTAACCAAGGCTTTAGAGAAGAAACATCAATCCCTTTGGGGCCACACTCAGCCAGGGCCTGCACAGATGTTCAAGGGAACATTAAAGACCAGGGCACAGTTTTGGGGATTCTCACACTGACTTCACCACAGCCTCCAGGGCTGGCAGGGACGGCGAAGGTGCTGTGAGGTGTCCCTCACCGAGCATACAGATGAGGTGTCCAGGGGTCCACCAGGTTGGGGAAGCGGATGGCCAGATCCCCAGTAGCAATCATGAGGTTAGATCGAACGATGGGGAGCGAAGACTTTTCTAGCATGGTGAACAGAAGACGAAGCTGGGAGTCACAGAAAGTGGCACTAGGGGCAAAGAGAGGACCATCAGGGAAACCATACCATCCCCCATCCTCCTGGAGAAGGTGATGCCCACCCCAAGGCCTACCTGATCATGCAGAACTTGCCGAGGGCAAGTGAAGCAGCTGCAGAGAGCTCTGGGTTGCTATAGAGACCAGGGTTGTTGCAGACTTTAAGCAGAAGTGGAACAAAGGCAGCCAGTGTCTGTTTGCCTGGTGAAGGAACAACTCTAGGTTTGGGACAGCCTACCTAGCCAGGGAGAGGGCCACTCAGCAATTCTTCTCACCATCTAGCAGCTCCAGCTCACAGATGCCGCGGATGAGTTCTGCCTCGGTGTCATCAGCTGTAGCCCCAACCAGCCCCATCTCCTCCTCCATGGTGGCCTCAGAGCTTGGATTCTGATGGGAGAGCAGCCAGGTCATGGGTGAGCAGACCGTTTTGATTCCAGCCTACCCTTCATTTCACACAAATGGATCTGGGGAAAGGCAAATTCTGCAAAACCAGTCACAGGCGTGTCACGTGTATCCAAAGAAGGACTCTTGAATTAAACCGGAAGAGAACTAGGTCCGTTTGTGTTCAAGTTGCCGAAGCACCCCACACCTCTTCTGAATTCCTCCTCAGAAGCACATAACTTCCTAGACACAGTAAACAGACGGAGCCTGCCAGACAAtggttcaaggtcacagagaagGGCAGACTTTATCTCACTGCTGCAGGGCTCTGTCAATCATTTGTCTGCCAGACATCACTGCCTCTAGTGGAGAGAACACAAGGTCCCATCAGGTGCTACGCCCAGTCACCAAGGCTGCCGGAAAGGCCCTGGGAGTGTGCTAACTAACAAACACTGCCTAGGGCACAGCCTGTGTCTTATGCCAAGGTCCTTATCTCGATGCTCTGTATTTACCTAAAACTTTCCTTCCTGGGTGATCCATCTTTGTTCTCACTAATCATTTCCAGAGTAGGTGCAGCAAGGAGGCAGTCTCCATCAGCTCATTTAACAGGAGAGAAGCGGAGATCCCCAGAAGGAAATGTGAAGGACCCGAGGGCCGGAAGCAAATCTGGGAAACGCCTGGGACCCGAACCCAAATGCGCAGGCGTGCCACTCACCTTCTCCTTTGGCTCTTTCGTCTTATGCTCCTGTTCTTCCCGAAGAACTCGGCGCCGACAGAGCTCTCCACTCACTGCCTGCTCCAGATGCACCAGCTGCTGCAGAGCCACATCCCCGGCCAGGGACAGCAGGTTCATCAACAGGAAAGTGGGGAGCACAGGCGTGTCCTCTGCAGGAGGGGGAGCGGGAAAGCACGGAGAAAAAGACAATCAAGTCTCACAGGCCCCCGCCATACTGATGGCCCCCTTGCTCACGCGCTCTACACCCCAGTGAAGAGGCaagagctgggggtggagggtgtggTAGCAGTGACGGGCCCGGCCTGAGTGACAGAAAGGGACAGCGGGGGTTGAGGGGATCGGGAGTGGTTGTAGGAAGTGGTAGTATCAGTGGCTCCCGGCCGGCAGGGACGGCAGCAGAAGCTGGCTGCTGCCCGTGGGCCCACCGACCCTCTTGCCTACTTACTCGTGGCCTCCTGGGGGGTGCTTTTCTCTCCCAGCTTCTCCAGGGCCTGCTTTGCACAGCCCTGCAGCATCCGGGCACAGATCACCTCGGGGCCCTCTGCCAGCTGGTAAATGAGGGTCACTGCCGCCTCCTTGAATGGGATCCAGAGTGGGTCTGGGCAGACAACGCCTGCGCAGCAGAAGGGAGAAGTTGCCACTGCAGACAAAGGCCCAATTCTGCCCGAGGCCCTTCATGGTAGCTCACCTTTCGTGACCGTCTCCTGCAGTCGCTCAAACAAGCAGTGTTCCTGAGGCAGCCGGAAGGGAGGGTGACGTTTGCCCAGAGAAGGCTGTCGAAAGCAAGGGAAGACAACGCGGGTGTGTGTTGACGGTGGACAGGAGAATGCCCACTCTCCTTAGTTTGGACGTGCCCACTCTCCTTAGTTTGGACATACCCACCCCACGTACCTTCCTCCTGTCAGAGATGTTGGCAATGGCACGGCACACCTGTTGGGCCAACCTGTAGTCCTGTGGAAGCTTCTCATCCAGCCCTATGCTCACCAGTGTGTCTAAGTTGCTTCCTACAATTTCTGGTTTTCCTCTAGGAGAAGGAAGCCATAGAGTTAAAGCCACTCACGGACCCCTCTGCGTGGGGGACAACACCAAGGGGGTAGGAACCAGCACCCAACTCAGGGCTTCGAGAGCCTTGGAGCGCTACAGAGAGGCTCTGGCATAGGGCTGGCCCCTTGGCATCCCTCTTGCTCTGTTGACCCCACTGTTTCTGCTGCCTGGGGGTAGACTGGTACGGTCACTGTTTTATTCTCCATTTAGGTGGCTGATGCGTGCACAGAGCTCAGCTGGGCCTGACTGCTATTACtgaagcagtctttttttttttttttaaaagaagatgttgggggtaggagtttattaattaattaatttatttttgctgtgttgggtcttcgtttctgtgcgagggctttctctagttgtggcaagtgggggtcactcttcatcgcagtgcgcgggcctctcactatcgtggcctctcttgttgcagagcacaggctccggacgcgcaggctcagcagccatggctcacgggcccggccgctccgcggcatgtgggatcctcccagaccagggctcaaacccatgtcccctgcattagcaggcagattctcaaccactgcaccaccagggaagccccactgaagCAGTCTTAAGAGaaccttcccttcctctcttgtcCTACCGCCTGTCTGGATCTGAGCCTCACCGTGCCATCATCCCGAGAAGCATGACAGAAGAACAGCGCTCCAGAGCAGAGCAGGGCACCTTCTTCGTTGCCCGCTCCCACAGCACTTGGGTCACTGCTGGTTTCAATTCATCCTTCTGCACAAACTCACAGagctgaagagaaaagaaaaagggctcAGGCCAAAAAATAACAATTCCCCTGATGCTTGGTCCACCTCCTCTGAAGAGAATATCGAGAACCTAAGTAAGTAAAGGCAATGttgaggagtgggagaggaaggaggaggctcGAAATGTAAAGTGGGGTCTGGAGAGGCACTTCCATCTCTGTTACTTTTCTGCTTTCATGCCTTCGAAACTACGTTCATGAAGATGACACACTGAAACTGACCTCGAGTTCCTGTGGATCTACAGTTTGGACTACATTCTGGAGATTTCTAGTAGGTTTTCTTGCTGTAACCACTAGCTCAGCATGTCTGAAATGGACGCCATCGTCctttcttgccttttcattttgccaaCGGCACCAACACCAACAGTCACATATGCTTCAAACTTCATAGTCACCTAATATTTTATGTATCAGTCACTTAGTCCGACCTATTCTTCCTCTTAAAATTTATCTTCCATTAAAGTGCAATTCTCCAGattttcctcccacccccaaagtcTAGACCCCTGTCACTGCACATCTACAGCAGCCTCCAGGGACATCCCTGTCCCTAGCCTCTGCTCCAACCAACCTGTATGCTGTGACCTCCCCAGACGTCTGTTTCACCATGCCACAGCTCTGCTCACCATGCAGAGATAGCTCTCCTTTGCCCGCTGCATGGGCTCCCGGCCAGCAGCCACTCTACAAGATCTCGGGCCAAGTGCCACCAGCAGGCTCTTCTTTCCCGCGGTGACGCTCCTCCCAGTGGACGCTGGTACGCAGCACCACCTCTGCCTTCTGTCCCATAATCCAAACCCTTCAAAGCAGCTCTGCCTCACTAAAATGCTGGAGTCCCTGGCTGACAAGGTTCAGGTCCTAGACTCTTGAAAGGCATCCCGGGATCTTCCCGATTTAGTTCCAACCCACATTTCCAGCTTCCTATCTTTTCCAGATGACAGTTTTGAGCCAGAACACAATCGTCTTCATTCTACAACATAGGCAGTGCTCTTTCGTGGCTTTCTGTCTGaaatgttttcacttctttttcatttctctttaactccttcctttctttaattCTCTAAATCCTACTCATCAAGGCCCAAATTAAGTCCTGCCACCTTCAGGAAGCTTTTCCCTCGAGTATTCCACCTCACACTGCTCCCTTTCCCACTCTACTCGTCAATATAATATACCAGGTAAGAGTATGTTTTCTGGAACTCTTATGCCCGAGTTTGAATCTCAACCTTTGCTCCTAAGTAGCTGAAATTAGCCAACTTCTTTAagatctctgtgcctcagatttcTCATTGTAAAATGCTGATAATAGCATAACctcctagggctgttgtgaggattagcaAATTAATATGAGCAAAGTGCTAAATACAGTACCTGGCATAAtgtgttactattattatattactatcGCTACTATAATCATTGCCTGGGCCACTTAGCAATCTGCTGCATTGCTCTAGAAATGTGTTGTGTTTTGGGTTGCCAACTAGACTTGAAAGCGAATAATCTTATACTTCTTTGCAGGGCTGAGTAAGTTGCTGAACACATAGTAATCACTCACtaatacttgctgaatgagtaAGTCAAAGTGAGGAGACTTACAATTTCCTCAAGACACTGAATGGTCCCAACTGAGGCATCCACTAGCAGCAAAGAGAGATTGTGAATCAAAGTCTGGGCCTTGGCTCTGTGGGAACAGCAGAGATCAGGGGTCATTAAAAGACCAAGAAGCTGAACCTGGCAAACAGGTTATTAGGCAATCCCACCACAGTGTCAAATAATAAATAACTGCtttagactcacagatatagagaacaaactagcggggagatatagagaacaaactagagggaagggggagggacaataCAGGGgcaggagattaagaggtacaaactattatgtataaagtaagctacaaggatatactgtacatgggcaatattttataactataaatggagtataacctttaaaaatagtgAATTACTATATTGCACACTTCTAACGTTTAATATTGtacacatcaactatacttcaataaaaagaaaaacaaaccaaataacTGCTTAGGATGGGTTTCACTGTAAGTTCAGCCCCACCCCGAGCCCATTACAGACCTAGTGCCTCTGGAGCTAGAACGCCTCTAGAAGAAGGGTGCCCACTCCCCCCAACTCCTTCAGGAGGCGAAACACAGCCCATCTACCTGGCAGAGTCCCCCTTAGGTTTGAGGTAAAGTTGGCGGTAGGCG
It encodes the following:
- the NCAPD2 gene encoding condensin complex subunit 1 isoform X1 is translated as MSPQLYEFHLPLSPEELLKSGGVNQYVVQEVLSIRHLPSHLKAFQAAFRAQGPLAMLEHFDTIYSILHHFRSIDPGLKEDTLEFLIKVVSRHTQELPTILDDATLSGSDRSAHLNALKMNCYALICLLESFETMASQKSLMDLALGGKGRKARAKATHGFDWEEERQPILQLLTQLLQLDIRHLWSHSVIEEEFVSLVTGCCYRLLENPTISHQKNRSTREAITHLLGVALTRYNHMLSATVKIIQMLQHFEHLASVLVAAVSLWATDYGMKSIVGEIVREIGQKCPQELSRDPSGAKGFAAFLTELAERVPATLMSSVCILLDHLDGENYMMRNAVLAAMAEMVLQVLNGDQLEAAARDTRDQFLDTLQAHGHDVSSFVRSRVLQLFTRIVQQKALPLTRFQAVVALAVGRLADKSVLVCKNAIQLLASFLANNPFSCKLSDTDLAGPLQKETQKLQEMRAQRRAAAASAVLDPGEEWEAMLPELKATLQQLLKLPQEGEGMPEEVAETETAEEVERRIRRLLAKASYKQAIILTQEAIGHFQESEPFCHMDPEESEKTAFLNLLGTIFKGPAAPTQEKNPQGAAGNLGPGETGCKDKPSVSEPEKCRENDELVKQEMLVQYLQDAYSFSLKITEAIGIISKMMYEHTTTVVQEVIEFFVMVFQFGVPQALFGVRRMLPLIWSKEPGVREAVLNAYRQLYLKPKGDSARAKAQTLIHNLSLLLVDASVGTIQCLEEILCEFVQKDELKPAVTQVLWERATKKVPCSALERCSSVMLLGMMARGKPEIVGSNLDTLVSIGLDEKLPQDYRLAQQVCRAIANISDRRKPSLGKRHPPFRLPQEHCLFERLQETVTKGVVCPDPLWIPFKEAAVTLIYQLAEGPEVICARMLQGCAKQALEKLGEKSTPQEATKDTPVLPTFLLMNLLSLAGDVALQQLVHLEQAVSGELCRRRVLREEQEHKTKEPKEKNPSSEATMEEEMGLVGATADDTEAELIRGICELELLDGKQTLAAFVPLLLKVCNNPGLYSNPELSAAASLALGKFCMISATFCDSQLRLLFTMLEKSSLPIVRSNLMIATGDLAIRFPNLVDPWTPHLYARLRDPAQQVRKTAGLVMTHLILKDMVKVKGQVSEMAVLLIDPAPQIAALAKNFFNELSHKGNAIYNLLPDIISRLSAPEGGVEEEPFHTIMKQLLCYITKDKQTESLVEKLCQRFRTAQTERQYRDLAYCVSQLPLTERGLRKMLENFDCFGDKLSDESIFSAFLSAVGKLRRGAKPEGKAVIDEFEQKLRACHTRGLDAIEELEIGQAGSQRAPSARKQPAVSRHRHLASAASHSDFVTPEPRRTTRWHPDTQRQVSRKKLRIVFSSDESSEEEPLAEMTEDETPKKTTPIRRRASAHRHRS